One stretch of Punica granatum isolate Tunisia-2019 chromosome 5, ASM765513v2, whole genome shotgun sequence DNA includes these proteins:
- the LOC116206701 gene encoding G-type lectin S-receptor-like serine/threonine-protein kinase At1g11410 isoform X1, whose amino-acid sequence MARNMLDCCDKIRDATTLIRLFYTLLLLLHRSHCKTLKSISPSLPLHDGDVLLSENEVFALGFFSPGNSTRRFIGTWYNKVSEQTVFWVANRDRSINDTSGVLSINSHGDLLLHCCNNGSSAIWATNISTTISDNATIAQLQDTGNFFLLQKLGNRVLWQSFDHLTDTLLPFMKLGLDRRTGMDRVLTSWRSKDDPGLGNFTFRIDLMGYPQLFLYKNGAPHWRGGPWTGLRWSGVPMVTNKYIFNISFVNDQEEVSLSYRMRNTSIISRLVTNTSGMIQRFIWHAGDGRWNELYAVPSEECEYYNGCGPNSNCNPYNMNQFRCTCLPGFEPRSPADWSLRDGSGGCIRSPGASTCRSGEGFVKVALVKVPDTSRAYVNMSLSLKKCEQECLKNCSCTAYTSVDERNGGIGCLAWYDDLLDIRTFSDIGQDLYIRVDAAVVARLMKKKGSSGKWLIVVTVSAGVILVLLIVLFITKKRRRRRGTLSAALFGDDESQNMQDLEYDSRTLDFPSFDLSTIATATNNFSFINKLGQGGFGSVYKGVLDNGRELAIKRLSRSSGQGIKEFKNEVTLIAKLQHRNLVKILGCCVQEDEKMLIYEYLPNKSLDLFLFDEEKRSLLDWRKRFEIAMGIARGILYLHQDSRLRIIHRDLKASNVLLDSSMNPKISDFGMARICGGDQIQGKTRRVVGTYGYMAPEYAMRGLFSIKSDVYSFGVILLEIISGKRNNGFSQENPSCSLVDYVWELWKEGLCLDIVDLLMGDMYSKREVMRCIQVGLLCVQEFAMDRPTMSAVVFMLGNDTRLPYPKQPAFAFNRIKGRANPPSSDERTNSVNNMSLTIVEAR is encoded by the exons ATGGCCAGAAATATGTTGGACTGCTGCGACAAGATCAGAGATGCTACCACACTGATAAGGCTTTTCTACACTTTGCTTCTGCTCCTCCACCGATCCCACTGCAAAACCTTAAAATCAATCTCCCCGAGCCTTCCCCTTCATGATGGCGATGTCTTGCTCTCTGAGAACGAAGTCTTTGCGCTCGGATTCTTCAGCCCAGGGAATTCTACTCGCCGCTTCATTGGGACTTG GTACAACAAGGTTAGTGAGCAGACAGTTTTCTGGGTGGCTAACAGAGACAGGTCAATCAATGACACCTCTGGGGTTCTCTCCATCAACTCTCACGGAGACCTTCTCCTCCACTGTTGCAACAATGGAAGCTCAGCCATTTGGGCCACGAATATTTCGACCACAATTTCAGACAATGCCACCATTGCTCAGCTACAAGACACAGGCAACTTCTTTCTGCTCCAAAAGTTAGGCAATCGTGTCCTGTGGCAGAGCTTTGATCATCTAACAGATACCCTTTTGCCTTTCATGAAACTTGGGCTGGATCGGAGAACCGGCATGGACCGGGTCCTGACTTCTTGGAGGTCGAAGGATGACCCAGGACTAGGGAATTTCACTTTCAGGATCGACCTGATGGGTTACCCGCAACTGTTCCTATACAAGAATGGAGCCCCGCACTGGCGGGGAGGGCCATGGACAGGGCTGCGTTGGAGTGGCGTGCCCATGGTGACCAACAAATACATCTTCAACATCAGCTTTGTGAATGACCAGGAAGAGGTTTCACTTTCCTACAGGATGAGGAACACGTCGATCATCTCAAGGTTGGTGACAAATACCTCGGGGATGATCCAGCGGTTCATTTGGCACGCTGGGGATGGCCGATGGAATGAGCTGTATGCTGTTCCCTCGGAGGAGTGCGAATACTACAATGGCTGTGGGCCTAACAGCAACTGCAACCCATACAACATGAACCAGTTTAGATGTACTTGCCTCCCTGGGTTTGAGCCCAGGTCGCCGGCAGATTGGTCCCTTAGGGATGGCTCTGGTGGATGCATAAGGTCCCCTGGGGCCTCTACATGTCGGAGCGGGGAAGGATTTGTCAAGGTGGCCCTTGTGAAGGTACCGGACACTTCCCGGGCCTATGTCAACATGAGCTTGAGCCTCAAAAAGTGCGAGCAGGAGTGCCTGAAGAACTGTTCCTGCACAGCCTACACCAGCGTTGATGAGAGAAATGGAGGCATCGGATGTTTGGCATGGTATGACGATCTGCTGGACATAAGGACATTTTCTGATATTGGACAGGACTTATATATACGGGTTGATGCGGCCGTTGTAG CAcgtttgatgaagaagaaaggatCTTCTGGGAAGTGGTTAATAGTTGTAACTGTATCAGCTGGTGTGATTCTGGTGTTGTTGATCGTCCTGTTTATCACGAAGAAAAGGCGCC GGAGAAGAGGCACCCTGAGTGCTGCACTGTTCGGGGATGATGAGTCTCAGAATATGCAGGACCTTGAATATGACAGCAGAACCTTGGATTTTCCATCCTTTGATCTAAGCACCATAGCCACTGCCacaaacaatttttctttcatcaataaGCTCGGTCAAGGTGGATTCGGCTCTGTTTATAAG GGAGTCCTAGATAACGGAAGGGAACTAGCAATTAAGAGATTGTCCAGATCTTCGGGACAAGGGATCAAAGAGTTCAAGAATGAGGTCACATTGATTGCTAAGCTGCAGCACAGGAATCTTGTGAAGATCCTGGGCTGCTGTGTCCAAGAAGACGAGAAAATGTTGATTTACGAATACCTGCCAAATAAAAGCTTGGACTTATTTCTTTTTG ATGAAGAGAAGAGGTCTCTGCTCGACTGGAGAAAACGCTTTGAAATTGCTATGGGGATAGCTCGAGGGATCTTGTACTTGCACCAGGATTCAAGGTTGAGAATTATCCATCGAGATCTGAAAGCAAGCAATGTGTTGCTCGACTCCTCAATGAACCCCAAAATCTCTGATTTTGGCATGGCTAGGATATGCGGAGGAGACCAGATCCAAGGAAAAACTAGACGAGTTGTAGGGACATA CGGTTACATGGCACCGGAGTACGCAATGCGGGGGCTGTTTTCAATAAAATCTGATGTTTACAGTTTCGGGGTCATACTACTCGAGATCATTTCTGGGAAAAGAAACAACGGCTTTTCTCAGGAGAATCCATCTTGTAGCCTAGTTGACTAT GTTTGGGAGTTGTGGAAAGAAGGATTGTGTTTGGATATTGTCGATCTGTTAATGGGAGACATGTATTCCAAGCGCGAGGTCATGAGATGCATCCAGGTCGGGTTGTTGTGCGTGCAAGAATTCGCTATGGACAGACCAACTATGTCAGCCGTTGTGTTCATGCTGGGGAATGACACAAGGCTTCCCTATCCGAAGCAGCCTGCTTTTGCTTTCAACAGGATAAAAGGCAGAGCCAACCCTCCCTCTTCTGATGAAAGGACCAACTCTGTAAACAACATGTCCCTTACTATTGTCGAAGCTCGTTGA
- the LOC116206701 gene encoding G-type lectin S-receptor-like serine/threonine-protein kinase At1g11410 isoform X2 → MLDCCDKIRDATTLIRLFYTLLLLLHRSHCKTLKSISPSLPLHDGDVLLSENEVFALGFFSPGNSTRRFIGTWYNKVSEQTVFWVANRDRSINDTSGVLSINSHGDLLLHCCNNGSSAIWATNISTTISDNATIAQLQDTGNFFLLQKLGNRVLWQSFDHLTDTLLPFMKLGLDRRTGMDRVLTSWRSKDDPGLGNFTFRIDLMGYPQLFLYKNGAPHWRGGPWTGLRWSGVPMVTNKYIFNISFVNDQEEVSLSYRMRNTSIISRLVTNTSGMIQRFIWHAGDGRWNELYAVPSEECEYYNGCGPNSNCNPYNMNQFRCTCLPGFEPRSPADWSLRDGSGGCIRSPGASTCRSGEGFVKVALVKVPDTSRAYVNMSLSLKKCEQECLKNCSCTAYTSVDERNGGIGCLAWYDDLLDIRTFSDIGQDLYIRVDAAVVARLMKKKGSSGKWLIVVTVSAGVILVLLIVLFITKKRRRRRGTLSAALFGDDESQNMQDLEYDSRTLDFPSFDLSTIATATNNFSFINKLGQGGFGSVYKGVLDNGRELAIKRLSRSSGQGIKEFKNEVTLIAKLQHRNLVKILGCCVQEDEKMLIYEYLPNKSLDLFLFDEEKRSLLDWRKRFEIAMGIARGILYLHQDSRLRIIHRDLKASNVLLDSSMNPKISDFGMARICGGDQIQGKTRRVVGTYGYMAPEYAMRGLFSIKSDVYSFGVILLEIISGKRNNGFSQENPSCSLVDYVWELWKEGLCLDIVDLLMGDMYSKREVMRCIQVGLLCVQEFAMDRPTMSAVVFMLGNDTRLPYPKQPAFAFNRIKGRANPPSSDERTNSVNNMSLTIVEAR, encoded by the exons ATGTTGGACTGCTGCGACAAGATCAGAGATGCTACCACACTGATAAGGCTTTTCTACACTTTGCTTCTGCTCCTCCACCGATCCCACTGCAAAACCTTAAAATCAATCTCCCCGAGCCTTCCCCTTCATGATGGCGATGTCTTGCTCTCTGAGAACGAAGTCTTTGCGCTCGGATTCTTCAGCCCAGGGAATTCTACTCGCCGCTTCATTGGGACTTG GTACAACAAGGTTAGTGAGCAGACAGTTTTCTGGGTGGCTAACAGAGACAGGTCAATCAATGACACCTCTGGGGTTCTCTCCATCAACTCTCACGGAGACCTTCTCCTCCACTGTTGCAACAATGGAAGCTCAGCCATTTGGGCCACGAATATTTCGACCACAATTTCAGACAATGCCACCATTGCTCAGCTACAAGACACAGGCAACTTCTTTCTGCTCCAAAAGTTAGGCAATCGTGTCCTGTGGCAGAGCTTTGATCATCTAACAGATACCCTTTTGCCTTTCATGAAACTTGGGCTGGATCGGAGAACCGGCATGGACCGGGTCCTGACTTCTTGGAGGTCGAAGGATGACCCAGGACTAGGGAATTTCACTTTCAGGATCGACCTGATGGGTTACCCGCAACTGTTCCTATACAAGAATGGAGCCCCGCACTGGCGGGGAGGGCCATGGACAGGGCTGCGTTGGAGTGGCGTGCCCATGGTGACCAACAAATACATCTTCAACATCAGCTTTGTGAATGACCAGGAAGAGGTTTCACTTTCCTACAGGATGAGGAACACGTCGATCATCTCAAGGTTGGTGACAAATACCTCGGGGATGATCCAGCGGTTCATTTGGCACGCTGGGGATGGCCGATGGAATGAGCTGTATGCTGTTCCCTCGGAGGAGTGCGAATACTACAATGGCTGTGGGCCTAACAGCAACTGCAACCCATACAACATGAACCAGTTTAGATGTACTTGCCTCCCTGGGTTTGAGCCCAGGTCGCCGGCAGATTGGTCCCTTAGGGATGGCTCTGGTGGATGCATAAGGTCCCCTGGGGCCTCTACATGTCGGAGCGGGGAAGGATTTGTCAAGGTGGCCCTTGTGAAGGTACCGGACACTTCCCGGGCCTATGTCAACATGAGCTTGAGCCTCAAAAAGTGCGAGCAGGAGTGCCTGAAGAACTGTTCCTGCACAGCCTACACCAGCGTTGATGAGAGAAATGGAGGCATCGGATGTTTGGCATGGTATGACGATCTGCTGGACATAAGGACATTTTCTGATATTGGACAGGACTTATATATACGGGTTGATGCGGCCGTTGTAG CAcgtttgatgaagaagaaaggatCTTCTGGGAAGTGGTTAATAGTTGTAACTGTATCAGCTGGTGTGATTCTGGTGTTGTTGATCGTCCTGTTTATCACGAAGAAAAGGCGCC GGAGAAGAGGCACCCTGAGTGCTGCACTGTTCGGGGATGATGAGTCTCAGAATATGCAGGACCTTGAATATGACAGCAGAACCTTGGATTTTCCATCCTTTGATCTAAGCACCATAGCCACTGCCacaaacaatttttctttcatcaataaGCTCGGTCAAGGTGGATTCGGCTCTGTTTATAAG GGAGTCCTAGATAACGGAAGGGAACTAGCAATTAAGAGATTGTCCAGATCTTCGGGACAAGGGATCAAAGAGTTCAAGAATGAGGTCACATTGATTGCTAAGCTGCAGCACAGGAATCTTGTGAAGATCCTGGGCTGCTGTGTCCAAGAAGACGAGAAAATGTTGATTTACGAATACCTGCCAAATAAAAGCTTGGACTTATTTCTTTTTG ATGAAGAGAAGAGGTCTCTGCTCGACTGGAGAAAACGCTTTGAAATTGCTATGGGGATAGCTCGAGGGATCTTGTACTTGCACCAGGATTCAAGGTTGAGAATTATCCATCGAGATCTGAAAGCAAGCAATGTGTTGCTCGACTCCTCAATGAACCCCAAAATCTCTGATTTTGGCATGGCTAGGATATGCGGAGGAGACCAGATCCAAGGAAAAACTAGACGAGTTGTAGGGACATA CGGTTACATGGCACCGGAGTACGCAATGCGGGGGCTGTTTTCAATAAAATCTGATGTTTACAGTTTCGGGGTCATACTACTCGAGATCATTTCTGGGAAAAGAAACAACGGCTTTTCTCAGGAGAATCCATCTTGTAGCCTAGTTGACTAT GTTTGGGAGTTGTGGAAAGAAGGATTGTGTTTGGATATTGTCGATCTGTTAATGGGAGACATGTATTCCAAGCGCGAGGTCATGAGATGCATCCAGGTCGGGTTGTTGTGCGTGCAAGAATTCGCTATGGACAGACCAACTATGTCAGCCGTTGTGTTCATGCTGGGGAATGACACAAGGCTTCCCTATCCGAAGCAGCCTGCTTTTGCTTTCAACAGGATAAAAGGCAGAGCCAACCCTCCCTCTTCTGATGAAAGGACCAACTCTGTAAACAACATGTCCCTTACTATTGTCGAAGCTCGTTGA